Proteins encoded in a region of the Abyssisolibacter fermentans genome:
- the queC gene encoding 7-cyano-7-deazaguanine synthase QueC has protein sequence MESCVVIFSGGQDSTTCLFWAKKKFDRVEAISFDYKQRHSLELKCAKNICEKYDVKHTILDMELLNQLAPNSLTRQDIEVDKKAPADGVPNSFVEGRNLLFLTFGAIYAKTNGIKHIVTGVSQSDFSGYPDCRDVFIKSTNVTLNLAMDYEFVIHTPLMWIDKKETWKLADDLGVLDVIKNETLTCYNGIIGDGCGNCPSCELRRRGYEEYMKSKE, from the coding sequence ATGGAAAGTTGTGTTGTAATATTTAGCGGTGGACAAGACAGTACTACTTGTTTATTTTGGGCGAAGAAAAAATTTGACAGAGTGGAGGCTATATCTTTTGATTACAAGCAAAGACATAGCTTAGAACTTAAATGTGCAAAAAATATATGTGAAAAGTATGATGTTAAACATACAATATTAGATATGGAATTGTTGAATCAGCTTGCGCCAAATTCACTTACAAGACAAGATATAGAAGTTGATAAGAAAGCACCAGCAGATGGTGTTCCAAATTCTTTCGTTGAGGGTAGAAATTTATTATTTTTAACCTTTGGAGCAATATATGCAAAAACAAATGGTATAAAACATATAGTAACAGGTGTTTCGCAAAGTGATTTTAGTGGATATCCTGATTGTAGAGATGTATTCATAAAATCAACAAATGTTACTCTTAATCTAGCAATGGATTATGAATTTGTTATTCATACACCATTGATGTGGATAGATAAGAAGGAAACTTGGAAATTAGCAGATGATTTAGGAGTTTTAGATGTCATAAAAAATGAAACATTAACGTGTTATAATGGAATAATAGGTGATGGATGTGGAAATTGCCCTTCATGTGAACTTAGAAGAAGAGGCTATGAAGAATATATGAAGTCAAAAGAATAA
- the folE gene encoding GTP cyclohydrolase I FolE — protein sequence MAVDKKAIQEHVKGILKAIGENPERQGLIDTPKRVANMFEEVFAGIGYTNDEIAEMYNKTFDEEDFIDSYENDIVVVKDIEVFSHCEHHMTLMYNMKLAVAYIPNDKVIGLSKICRIADMVSKRLQLQERIGADIAEILQKIVETEDVAVFIQAEHGCMTARGIKKPGAKTVTTTLRGKFKQDKNYTDRLLQMI from the coding sequence GCAATCGGTGAAAATCCTGAACGACAGGGCTTGATAGATACACCTAAAAGAGTTGCCAATATGTTTGAAGAAGTTTTTGCAGGCATAGGATATACAAATGACGAAATTGCAGAAATGTATAATAAGACCTTTGATGAAGAAGATTTTATAGATAGCTATGAAAATGATATTGTAGTTGTAAAGGATATAGAGGTTTTTAGCCATTGTGAACATCATATGACACTTATGTATAATATGAAGCTTGCCGTAGCTTATATTCCTAATGACAAAGTTATAGGATTAAGTAAGATATGCCGTATAGCGGATATGGTGTCTAAACGGCTTCAACTGCAAGAAAGAATAGGGGCAGATATAGCCGAGATACTTCAAAAAATTGTGGAAACAGAAGATGTAGCAGTTTTTATACAGGCAGAGCATGGCTGTATGACTGCAAGAGGTATTAAAAAGCCGGGAGCAAAGACTGTTACGACTACTTTAAGAGGTAAATTCAAACAAGATAAAAATTATACAGATAGATTGCTACAAATGATATAG
- a CDS encoding LysR family transcriptional regulator, which yields MEVNFELYKVFYNVVKEGKISAAAKKLYISQPAVSQSIKQLEEKLGGKVFFRTPKGIKLTSEGEVFFKYIEKAYSFITAGESKFQEMLNLEHGEIVIGAGDTLCAHYLLPYLEQFHKEYPHVKIKVTNRTSYETLDLLKGGSVDLGILNLPIKEDKHLEVIETLTLEDCFICGDKYYPNFTQKVSLEQLSKYPLVLLEKRSNTRRFIDKIFSDNNIIVKPEIELGSVDLLVEFAKIGLGISFVTKNFIHDELDKQEVYEIKLKEKIPKRKVGVVTLKEVPLSSAGKKFLNFLVKP from the coding sequence ATGGAAGTAAACTTTGAATTGTACAAAGTATTTTACAATGTAGTTAAAGAAGGAAAAATTTCAGCAGCAGCTAAAAAATTGTATATATCTCAGCCTGCTGTAAGTCAATCAATTAAACAGTTAGAAGAAAAATTAGGAGGAAAAGTTTTTTTTAGAACTCCAAAGGGTATAAAATTGACATCTGAAGGTGAAGTGTTTTTTAAGTACATTGAAAAGGCATATAGTTTTATAACAGCAGGAGAATCTAAATTTCAGGAAATGCTAAATCTTGAACATGGTGAAATAGTAATTGGTGCAGGTGATACACTATGTGCTCATTATCTATTACCTTATCTTGAACAATTTCATAAAGAATACCCTCATGTTAAAATTAAAGTTACAAACAGAACTTCATATGAAACCTTAGATCTTTTAAAAGGTGGCAGTGTTGATTTAGGTATATTAAATCTTCCAATAAAAGAAGATAAACATTTAGAAGTTATAGAAACCTTAACTTTAGAAGACTGCTTTATCTGTGGAGATAAATACTATCCTAATTTTACTCAGAAGGTTTCACTAGAACAACTGAGTAAATATCCACTTGTACTTCTTGAAAAAAGAAGTAATACTAGGCGTTTTATTGATAAAATATTCAGCGATAACAATATTATAGTTAAACCTGAAATAGAGCTTGGCAGCGTTGATTTATTAGTTGAATTTGCAAAAATTGGACTTGGTATTTCATTTGTAACAAAGAATTTTATACATGATGAACTGGACAAACAGGAAGTATATGAAATAAAACTTAAAGAAAAAATTCCAAAAAGAAAAGTAGGAGTAGTTACTCTAAAGGAAGTGCCTTTATCATCAGCAGGAAAAAAATTTTTAAACTTTCTTGTGAAGCCGTAA
- a CDS encoding adenylosuccinate synthase, which translates to MGITAIVGGNWGDEGKGKMTDLLGKQADYVVRFQGGNNAGHTIINKYGKFQLHLLPSGVFYQDTINVLATGIALNIEGFLKEYNDLLTRSVPKPNIMISDRAQVVLPQHILFDKYEEERLGKQKFGSTQSGIAPFYTDKFSKIGIQVIDLFDKELLLKKIERNIEKKNVLLENFYKKPLLDANEITDYLFELGKKIKQFVGDTSKELCDALKNNKNILMEGQLGALKDPDHGIYPMTTSSSPLASFSPVGAGVPASSISKVVTVVKAYSSSVGAGPFVSEIFGSEAEELRNRGGDNGEYGATTGRPRRMGWFDVVATKYGCRLQGTTDVALSLLDVLGYLKQIPVCSAYEINGTKITDFPPTPILEGAKPVIEYLPGWNTDISHIRDYNELPEEAKNYINYIEERIGFPIKYISVGPERDAIILR; encoded by the coding sequence ATGGGTATAACTGCAATTGTCGGTGGTAACTGGGGCGATGAAGGAAAAGGAAAAATGACTGACTTACTCGGAAAACAAGCTGATTATGTTGTAAGATTTCAAGGTGGTAATAATGCAGGTCATACTATAATAAATAAATACGGTAAATTTCAACTTCACTTATTACCATCAGGAGTATTTTATCAAGACACAATAAATGTTTTAGCAACAGGAATAGCATTAAATATAGAAGGCTTCTTAAAAGAATATAATGATTTACTTACACGCTCAGTGCCTAAACCAAATATTATGATTTCTGACAGAGCGCAAGTTGTTCTTCCTCAACATATATTATTTGATAAATACGAAGAAGAACGATTAGGCAAACAAAAATTCGGATCTACTCAATCGGGTATTGCACCATTTTATACAGATAAATTTAGCAAAATAGGAATACAAGTTATAGATCTTTTTGATAAAGAATTATTATTAAAGAAAATTGAAAGAAATATTGAGAAAAAGAATGTTTTACTTGAGAATTTTTACAAAAAACCTCTTTTAGATGCAAATGAAATCACAGATTATTTATTTGAACTAGGAAAGAAAATAAAACAATTTGTTGGTGATACATCAAAAGAGTTGTGTGATGCTTTAAAAAATAATAAAAACATTCTAATGGAAGGTCAATTAGGAGCATTAAAAGACCCTGATCATGGTATTTATCCTATGACAACTTCTTCCTCACCATTAGCAAGTTTTTCTCCTGTAGGAGCTGGAGTTCCTGCAAGCTCAATCAGTAAAGTAGTTACTGTAGTAAAAGCTTATTCAAGCAGTGTAGGAGCAGGACCTTTTGTTTCAGAAATATTTGGCTCAGAAGCTGAAGAACTTAGAAATCGTGGTGGTGATAACGGAGAATATGGTGCAACAACAGGACGTCCAAGAAGAATGGGCTGGTTTGATGTTGTAGCAACAAAATACGGATGTAGACTTCAAGGAACAACAGATGTTGCATTATCATTACTTGATGTTCTAGGATATCTAAAACAAATACCTGTATGCAGTGCATATGAAATAAATGGAACTAAAATAACTGATTTCCCACCTACTCCAATACTAGAAGGGGCAAAACCTGTTATAGAGTATTTACCAGGATGGAATACAGATATTTCTCATATCCGTGACTACAATGAGTTACCTGAGGAAGCAAAGAACTATATCAATTATATTGAAGAAAGAATTGGTTTTCCTATAAAATATATATCAGTAGGACCTGAAAGAGATGCGATTATATTAAGATAG